Proteins encoded together in one Polaribacter reichenbachii window:
- a CDS encoding pyridoxal phosphate-dependent aminotransferase: MKTTNFSRREWLKKGTLTLGALALVPHEIWSSNVLTAQKENRTFLYNSNNYFNEFTPPLVKEEATLTILRANENPYGPPPKSAEAFQKEVFNGNRYSWKTLTNLKAKIAKNEGIDPNQILMGPGSSDLLEKVAMVLFQNGGNVISADPSYMSLIVVAKSVGGKWKSYKLLDDAQHDLDAMEAGIDEDTKLVYICNPNNPTGSITDAKKLKDFCSRVSEKVPVFVDEAYIELSKNGIKDSMNSLVAEGKNVIVARTFSKIHGMAGLRIGYAIGKKETLDIISEITRGGMGITGPSIAAATTSLENTNFLDMCKTKIADARDYTMSYLKENNYSCLPSETNFIIFEIPMTGKKFLKEIYGKNVAVRAFKFWDKNWCRVSIGTMDEMKTFTNAITEIFA, encoded by the coding sequence ATGAAAACAACAAACTTTAGCAGACGCGAGTGGTTAAAAAAAGGAACTTTAACTTTAGGCGCTTTAGCTCTTGTACCACACGAAATTTGGAGTAGCAATGTATTAACTGCCCAAAAAGAAAACAGAACTTTTTTATACAACTCTAACAATTATTTTAACGAGTTTACACCTCCTTTAGTTAAGGAAGAAGCTACTTTAACCATACTAAGAGCTAACGAAAACCCTTATGGTCCACCACCAAAATCTGCAGAAGCTTTTCAAAAAGAAGTTTTTAATGGAAATCGATACTCTTGGAAAACATTAACCAATTTAAAAGCTAAAATCGCTAAAAACGAAGGTATAGACCCAAATCAAATATTAATGGGACCTGGTTCTTCTGATTTATTAGAAAAAGTAGCTATGGTTTTGTTTCAAAATGGAGGAAATGTAATTAGTGCAGACCCAAGTTATATGTCTTTAATTGTGGTTGCAAAATCTGTTGGAGGTAAATGGAAATCTTACAAATTATTAGATGATGCTCAGCACGATTTAGATGCTATGGAAGCTGGTATTGACGAAGACACAAAACTAGTTTACATCTGTAACCCAAACAACCCAACTGGCTCTATTACAGACGCTAAAAAACTAAAAGATTTTTGTAGCAGAGTTTCTGAAAAAGTACCTGTTTTTGTAGATGAAGCTTATATTGAATTATCTAAAAACGGAATTAAAGATTCTATGAACTCTTTAGTTGCAGAAGGTAAAAACGTAATTGTTGCCAGAACTTTTTCTAAAATACATGGTATGGCTGGTTTAAGAATTGGTTATGCAATTGGTAAAAAAGAAACTTTAGATATAATTTCTGAAATTACTAGAGGTGGAATGGGTATTACAGGACCATCAATTGCTGCTGCAACTACTAGTTTAGAAAATACCAATTTTTTAGATATGTGTAAAACTAAAATTGCAGACGCAAGAGACTACACAATGTCTTATTTAAAAGAAAACAACTATTCTTGTTTACCATCAGAAACAAATTTTATCATCTTTGAAATACCAATGACAGGTAAAAAATTCTTAAAAGAAATTTACGGTAAAAACGTTGCTGTTAGAGCTTTTAAATTTTGGGATAAAAACTGGTGTAGAGTTAGTATTGGTACTATGGATGAAATGAAAACCTTTACCAACGCAATTACAGAAATTTTTGCCTAA
- a CDS encoding chondroitinase-B domain-containing protein yields the protein MKPYFYLSVFVVITFFTSCNKVENNIFVSNVNELTEALKSVKAGDDIVLKNGTYKDINIKFIGEGTEGNPITLSAETPGEVFIEGESSLEISGNYLKVDGLFFRNGHSPKTNVIAFRTSKKEVANHSTVSNCVILDFNNLQRDQDNLWVQFYGKHNELSNCYLAGKTNGGPTVRVDLKGNQSIRNYHKIINNHFGPRPRKGGARGETIQLGSSFTSMSPSNTTIANNLFEECNGEVEIISSKTNFNIIKNNVFYKSEGSVVTRHGNYVTVDGNYFIGDGVNDQFGGIRIINTGHWVINNLFYKIKGKNFRSPIAIMNGIPKSPLNRYNQVTDVVVAYNTFVDSDSPFQFGVGTNIAQAAVLPKSEIRSARPLRTEVVNNVIYNSVGDKNPIIEHDKADGVTFKSNVIDNNKVEFPQKDGLVAMKLSLTDIGSNLSFPLSGFSDVEPYIGFDFEKITEDLLGNSRSKNNQIGAILASENINLNILDKSKYGTDWYSNEVEKKDPVTHNVTNADELVSKLKAAESGDIINLNDGAYAISKSLIINKSITIQSNNKSEILYSGDENTPALQLQPYGKLVLKNIKLKGTNTQYAFASLKENMSNHFGLEVIDSEISNFNYALKVFKQSFSEEITFTNTAILNCENGLELSEETNDRGDYNTEFLTIDNCTFNNVKQNVIDYYRGGYDESTIGGNLLVTNSTFTNCGASEKNRILINHRGIVNVNINNNVFKNNKVKLVALLWGAKNNSHSNNTVTNSGIIKTEENLKQKLMY from the coding sequence ATGAAACCGTATTTTTACTTATCTGTGTTTGTCGTTATTACCTTTTTTACGTCATGTAATAAAGTAGAAAATAACATCTTTGTCTCTAATGTAAATGAGCTTACTGAAGCTTTAAAAAGCGTAAAAGCTGGTGATGATATTGTGCTTAAAAATGGTACTTACAAAGACATTAATATAAAATTTATTGGAGAAGGTACTGAAGGAAATCCGATAACGCTAAGCGCAGAAACTCCTGGAGAAGTTTTTATAGAAGGCGAATCTAGTTTAGAGATTAGTGGTAATTATTTAAAAGTTGATGGTTTGTTCTTTAGAAACGGGCATTCTCCTAAAACAAATGTAATAGCTTTTAGAACTTCTAAAAAAGAAGTTGCCAACCATAGTACAGTTTCTAATTGTGTAATTTTAGATTTTAATAATTTACAAAGAGATCAAGATAATCTTTGGGTACAGTTTTATGGTAAACATAATGAATTAAGTAATTGTTATTTGGCTGGTAAAACTAATGGTGGGCCAACTGTAAGAGTAGATTTAAAAGGTAATCAAAGTATTAGAAATTATCATAAAATTATTAACAATCACTTTGGGCCAAGACCAAGAAAAGGTGGTGCAAGAGGAGAAACAATTCAATTAGGAAGTAGTTTTACATCAATGTCGCCAAGTAATACAACCATTGCAAACAATTTGTTCGAAGAATGTAATGGAGAGGTAGAAATTATATCAAGCAAAACCAATTTTAATATCATTAAAAATAATGTTTTCTATAAAAGTGAAGGTTCTGTGGTTACAAGACATGGTAATTATGTAACTGTAGATGGTAATTATTTTATTGGTGATGGTGTAAACGATCAATTTGGTGGTATTAGAATTATTAACACAGGTCATTGGGTAATTAACAACCTATTTTATAAAATAAAAGGAAAGAACTTTAGAAGTCCGATTGCCATTATGAACGGAATTCCAAAATCGCCATTAAATAGATATAATCAAGTAACAGATGTAGTTGTGGCTTATAATACGTTTGTAGATTCAGATTCTCCTTTTCAATTTGGTGTAGGTACAAATATTGCACAAGCTGCTGTTTTACCAAAATCTGAAATTAGATCTGCAAGACCTTTAAGAACAGAGGTTGTAAATAATGTAATTTATAATTCTGTAGGCGATAAAAATCCAATTATAGAACACGATAAAGCAGATGGTGTTACTTTTAAAAGTAACGTTATCGATAACAATAAAGTAGAGTTCCCCCAAAAAGATGGATTAGTTGCTATGAAATTGTCATTGACTGATATAGGTTCTAATCTGTCTTTTCCTTTATCTGGTTTTAGTGATGTTGAGCCTTATATTGGTTTCGATTTCGAAAAAATTACAGAAGATTTATTAGGGAATTCTAGAAGTAAAAACAATCAAATTGGTGCTATTTTAGCATCAGAAAATATCAACTTAAATATTTTAGATAAATCTAAATATGGTACAGATTGGTATTCTAATGAAGTTGAAAAGAAAGACCCAGTAACGCATAATGTAACTAATGCTGATGAATTAGTATCTAAATTAAAAGCTGCAGAAAGTGGAGATATTATCAATTTAAATGATGGAGCTTACGCTATTTCAAAATCATTAATTATTAATAAATCAATTACTATTCAATCTAATAACAAATCTGAAATTTTATATTCTGGTGATGAAAATACACCTGCATTACAATTACAACCTTATGGAAAGTTAGTGTTAAAAAACATCAAACTAAAAGGAACAAATACACAATATGCTTTTGCTAGTTTAAAAGAAAATATGTCTAACCATTTTGGTTTAGAGGTTATCGATTCTGAAATCAGTAATTTTAATTATGCACTTAAAGTTTTTAAACAATCTTTTTCTGAAGAAATCACATTTACAAATACTGCTATTTTAAATTGTGAAAACGGATTAGAATTATCCGAAGAAACAAATGATAGAGGTGATTATAATACCGAATTTTTAACCATTGATAATTGTACGTTTAATAACGTGAAACAAAATGTGATTGATTATTACAGAGGTGGTTATGATGAATCTACCATTGGGGGTAATTTATTAGTTACAAACTCAACATTTACAAACTGTGGAGCATCAGAAAAAAATAGAATTTTAATCAATCACAGAGGAATTGTAAATGTAAATATCAACAATAATGTATTTAAAAATAATAAAGTAAAATTAGTGGCTTTATTATGGGGTGCAAAGAACAATTCACATTCAAATAATACTGTTACAAATTCTGGAATCATTAAAACAGAAGAGAATTTGAAGCAAAAATTAATGTATTAA
- a CDS encoding polysaccharide lyase family 7 protein has product MKKSILIFAAVTVFFACKNNSKPNAEKTTETKKEIKYPSDVLPFLDEWKILLGDGTYQDSLIDYKKDDFFYVENDGETDWVVYKTPNSGVTSRTSKNTRTELGQKAHWIPEVGGKLTGTLKVQQVSISGDARVAASYSVVVGQIHSDEGHENEPIKIFYKKFPGHTKGSVFWNYEINTKGDNSGRWDFSSAIWGNDMSVVGKSANSYPAEPEDGIELGEEFSYEINVYKGIMYLIFTSKGHKTVKFTKNLLKSDFTTKEEVPQQIWDLYAAIGRDGIERESAYAGEIQYFKQGAYNQTNGKNPEDNIVWYTGSETYNGDIAKQYANGCYSEVWFKEATVGSSTQPVE; this is encoded by the coding sequence ATGAAAAAATCAATCTTAATATTTGCTGCTGTAACTGTATTTTTTGCTTGTAAAAACAATTCAAAACCAAATGCAGAAAAAACTACTGAAACTAAAAAAGAAATAAAATACCCAAGTGATGTTTTACCTTTTTTAGATGAATGGAAAATTCTTTTGGGTGATGGTACTTACCAAGATTCATTAATTGATTATAAAAAAGATGATTTTTTCTATGTAGAAAATGATGGGGAAACTGATTGGGTAGTTTATAAAACACCCAATTCTGGTGTAACTTCTAGAACGTCTAAAAACACAAGAACAGAATTAGGTCAAAAAGCACATTGGATTCCTGAAGTTGGTGGTAAATTAACTGGTACTTTAAAAGTACAACAAGTTTCTATTTCTGGTGATGCTCGAGTTGCTGCTTCATATTCGGTTGTAGTTGGTCAAATTCATAGTGATGAAGGTCACGAAAATGAGCCAATTAAGATTTTTTATAAAAAATTTCCAGGTCACACAAAAGGATCTGTTTTCTGGAACTATGAAATCAATACAAAAGGTGATAATTCTGGTAGATGGGATTTTTCATCAGCAATTTGGGGTAATGATATGTCTGTTGTTGGTAAAAGTGCAAATTCTTATCCTGCAGAACCAGAAGATGGTATTGAGTTGGGAGAAGAATTTAGTTACGAGATAAATGTGTATAAAGGTATTATGTATTTAATTTTTACGAGTAAAGGTCATAAAACCGTAAAATTCACCAAAAACTTATTAAAATCAGATTTTACTACAAAAGAAGAAGTGCCACAACAAATTTGGGATTTGTATGCAGCAATTGGTAGAGATGGTATTGAAAGAGAAAGTGCTTATGCAGGCGAAATTCAGTACTTTAAACAAGGGGCATACAACCAAACTAATGGTAAAAATCCAGAAGATAATATTGTTTGGTATACAGGCTCAGAGACTTATAATGGAGATATTGCTAAGCAGTATGCAAACGGATGTTACTCAGAAGTTTGGTTTAAAGAAGCTACTGTTGGGTCAAGTACGCAACCTGTTGAGTAA
- a CDS encoding T9SS type A sorting domain-containing protein, which translates to MKKTLLIIVALFTSFLGYSQVFDNIPTGSGYYINKLLPSPSGADLTNEYIEIRGTANAVVPSDLYLISIEGDGNSSSRGKVSEAIQLGDGTVTFGSNGMLVVITNYTDSGTNVVTESPYKSIISSDATVIEIALTGTDVTSSSSSAVDSQTPDIGYDGNLIDATATYMLVSAPSNPKGVRIDGTSNSDDANGVINDTGDHTSWTLYDSVGYGDDDDVDANENGEYLYGQIVYVQDNANFSAKHFITTSATIVDFATTSDANYILRQGTKTGFTADDWIVSANGSGSSVPNWIFSTSSSKVYPDEFLGWEGIKDVYGQLNPTAASLSVDSFFSSKVSVYPNPASEFVKITSQVELNKVEIFNLLGKKVISTSKLNNNNLDISSLSKGVYLMKLTSGDSVATRKLIKS; encoded by the coding sequence ATGAAAAAAACATTACTTATTATTGTTGCATTATTCACGTCATTCTTGGGTTATTCTCAAGTATTCGATAATATTCCAACAGGTTCAGGTTATTATATAAATAAACTTCTTCCAAGCCCATCAGGTGCAGATTTAACAAATGAATATATAGAGATTAGAGGAACAGCTAATGCAGTAGTACCTTCAGATTTATATCTTATTTCTATTGAAGGAGATGGAAATAGTTCAAGTAGAGGTAAAGTTAGTGAGGCTATTCAATTAGGAGATGGTACTGTAACTTTTGGTTCAAATGGTATGTTAGTTGTAATTACTAATTATACAGATTCAGGAACAAATGTTGTTACAGAAAGCCCATATAAATCTATAATATCCTCAGACGCTACAGTTATAGAGATTGCCTTAACTGGTACTGATGTAACTAGTAGTAGTTCATCTGCTGTAGATTCACAAACGCCAGATATTGGTTATGATGGAAACTTAATTGATGCAACAGCAACTTATATGCTGGTTTCAGCACCATCTAATCCTAAAGGAGTTAGAATTGATGGTACTTCTAACTCAGATGATGCAAATGGAGTTATTAATGATACTGGAGATCATACTTCTTGGACGCTTTATGATTCAGTTGGTTATGGAGATGATGATGATGTTGATGCTAATGAAAATGGTGAATATTTATATGGTCAAATTGTATATGTACAAGATAATGCTAATTTTTCTGCTAAACACTTTATTACAACAAGCGCAACAATTGTAGATTTTGCTACTACATCTGATGCAAACTATATTTTAAGACAAGGTACAAAAACAGGTTTTACAGCTGATGATTGGATTGTTTCCGCAAATGGGTCTGGTTCTAGTGTTCCTAACTGGATATTTAGTACATCTAGTTCTAAGGTATATCCAGATGAGTTTTTAGGTTGGGAAGGTATTAAAGATGTGTATGGGCAATTAAATCCAACTGCAGCATCTTTATCTGTAGATAGTTTCTTTTCTTCTAAAGTTTCTGTATACCCAAACCCAGCAAGCGAATTTGTTAAAATAACTTCTCAAGTAGAACTTAATAAAGTAGAAATTTTTAATTTATTAGGTAAAAAAGTTATTAGTACTTCAAAATTAAACAATAATAATTTAGATATTTCTTCTTTGTCTAAAGGAGTGTATTTAATGAAACTTACTAGTGGTGATTCTGTTGCTACAAGAAAGTTAATTAAGAGCTAA
- a CDS encoding alginate lyase family protein: MNYQKALLFVLLIAFSCAKQEKVMVSDSENQHPKLILTAKGVKDIRAQLGTIPIFDNSLLKVKEEVDAEIALGIETPIPKDYSGGYTHSRHKQNWFVLQKAGVLYQILDDEKYAKYVKDMLMQYEEMYKTLPLHPKTRSYARGKLFWQCLNDANWLVYVSQAYDCIYNYLSEGERNKLETNLFKPFADHISVDSPQFYQRVHNHSTWGNAAVGMIGLVMDDEELIQRALYGIKGKEMDKTAKDDDGGFINKSGKAGFLANIEEPFSPDGYYNEGPYYQRYAMYPFLVFAEGLQNVKPELKIFEYKEGVLLKSINALLNLSDADGDFFPLNDGQKGMSYYNSALVTAVDVSYHYGNQDPGLLSIASKQNSVLLDDSGLAVALGIREGKTKSFEKKSINLSDGPEGKQGGVGILRNEDIELVFKYASQGSSHGHYDKLSYSLYENGEEVIQDYGLARFVNIEQKGGGNYLKENKTWAKQTIAHNTVTQNETSHYKGKYEIGSQNHPDLHYFSSDNKEVQIVSSKVRNTYSGTDLHRTMAIINDVDLEKPFVLDIMRVTSDKKNQYDFPFYYFGQVLDANFEYKTTSTLKPLGKKNGYEHLFLEASAKADDKNSKFSWFNNNKFYTITSVTDKKDELLFTRIGANDPEFNLRRDPALIVRRNNVKNTTFVSTIESHGSYSPVTESALNAKSSIAEVKVILDNKDYTAIMIANVKGNTKLFITANSDALKETKHNLKLNGKNYSWMGSYYYKQTNK; encoded by the coding sequence ATGAATTACCAAAAAGCACTTTTATTTGTTTTATTAATCGCGTTTTCTTGTGCTAAGCAAGAAAAAGTAATGGTTTCTGATTCAGAAAATCAACATCCAAAATTAATTCTTACTGCAAAAGGTGTAAAAGATATTAGAGCACAATTAGGTACTATTCCAATCTTCGATAATTCTTTACTAAAAGTAAAAGAAGAAGTAGATGCCGAAATTGCTCTAGGAATAGAAACTCCAATTCCAAAAGATTATTCTGGCGGATATACACATTCTAGACACAAACAGAATTGGTTTGTATTACAGAAAGCTGGCGTTTTGTATCAAATTTTAGATGATGAAAAATACGCTAAGTATGTAAAAGATATGTTGATGCAGTATGAGGAAATGTATAAAACATTGCCTTTGCATCCTAAAACAAGATCTTATGCAAGAGGTAAATTGTTTTGGCAATGTTTAAATGATGCCAATTGGTTAGTTTACGTAAGTCAAGCTTACGATTGTATTTATAATTATTTATCAGAAGGAGAGCGTAATAAGTTAGAAACTAATTTATTTAAACCATTTGCAGATCATATTTCTGTAGATAGTCCGCAATTTTATCAAAGAGTACATAATCACAGTACTTGGGGTAACGCAGCAGTGGGTATGATTGGTTTGGTTATGGATGATGAAGAATTAATTCAACGTGCATTGTATGGAATAAAAGGCAAAGAAATGGATAAAACTGCAAAAGATGATGATGGTGGTTTTATTAATAAATCTGGTAAAGCTGGTTTTTTAGCAAATATAGAAGAACCTTTTTCACCTGATGGTTATTATAATGAAGGCCCTTATTATCAAAGATATGCAATGTATCCTTTTTTAGTTTTTGCTGAAGGACTTCAGAATGTAAAACCAGAATTAAAGATTTTTGAATACAAAGAAGGTGTGCTTTTAAAATCGATTAATGCGCTTTTAAATTTATCTGATGCAGATGGCGATTTTTTTCCATTAAACGATGGTCAAAAAGGTATGTCTTATTACAATAGTGCTTTGGTAACTGCTGTAGATGTTTCTTATCATTATGGTAATCAAGATCCTGGTTTATTGAGTATTGCAAGTAAGCAAAATAGTGTTTTGTTAGATGATTCTGGCTTAGCAGTTGCTCTTGGTATTCGAGAAGGAAAAACTAAATCTTTCGAAAAAAAATCTATCAATTTATCTGATGGTCCTGAAGGGAAACAAGGTGGAGTTGGTATTTTAAGAAACGAAGATATAGAACTTGTTTTTAAATATGCATCTCAAGGATCTAGTCATGGACATTATGATAAATTGTCTTATTCTCTATATGAAAATGGAGAAGAAGTAATTCAAGATTATGGTTTAGCGCGTTTTGTAAATATTGAGCAAAAAGGTGGGGGAAACTATTTAAAAGAAAATAAAACTTGGGCAAAACAAACCATTGCACATAATACAGTTACGCAAAACGAAACATCTCATTATAAAGGTAAATATGAAATTGGGAGTCAAAACCATCCTGATTTACACTATTTTTCTTCGGATAATAAAGAGGTGCAAATAGTGAGTTCTAAAGTAAGAAATACTTATTCAGGTACTGATTTACATAGAACTATGGCTATAATTAACGATGTTGATTTAGAAAAACCTTTTGTCTTAGATATTATGAGAGTAACATCAGATAAAAAGAATCAATACGATTTTCCTTTTTATTATTTTGGACAGGTTTTAGATGCTAATTTCGAATATAAAACTACATCAACTTTAAAACCATTAGGTAAAAAGAATGGTTATGAGCATTTATTCTTAGAAGCTTCAGCAAAAGCAGATGATAAGAACAGTAAATTTTCTTGGTTTAACAACAATAAGTTTTATACCATAACTTCTGTTACCGATAAAAAAGATGAATTACTTTTTACAAGAATTGGTGCAAACGATCCTGAATTTAATTTACGAAGAGATCCTGCCTTAATAGTAAGAAGAAATAACGTGAAAAATACAACATTTGTTTCAACAATAGAGTCGCATGGAAGTTATAGTCCTGTAACAGAATCAGCATTAAATGCTAAGAGTTCTATTGCAGAAGTAAAAGTAATTCTCGATAATAAAGATTACACAGCAATTATGATAGCGAATGTAAAAGGAAATACAAAGTTATTTATAACTGCAAATTCAGATGCTTTAAAAGAAACTAAGCATAACTTAAAATTAAATGGTAAGAACTATTCTTGGATGGGGTCTTACTACTATAAACAAACAAATAAATAA
- a CDS encoding cupin domain-containing protein: MKRFSEKYVIAKDMEWENLGGGVSRKFLGYDNQIMMVSVKFEKGALGSPHQHFHTQATYCVSGKFEFEIDGVKQIVEAGDGVYIEPNLLHSAVCLEEGQLIDTFSPVREDFLTGDGPSYFGDKES; this comes from the coding sequence ATGAAACGATTTAGTGAAAAGTATGTTATCGCAAAAGATATGGAATGGGAAAATCTTGGAGGAGGAGTTTCAAGAAAATTCTTAGGTTATGACAATCAAATTATGATGGTAAGTGTAAAGTTTGAAAAAGGAGCATTAGGTTCTCCTCATCAACACTTTCATACACAAGCAACTTATTGTGTTTCAGGTAAATTTGAGTTCGAAATTGATGGAGTAAAACAAATTGTAGAAGCTGGAGATGGTGTTTATATCGAGCCAAATTTATTACATAGTGCAGTTTGCTTAGAAGAAGGACAATTAATAGATACTTTTAGTCCAGTAAGAGAAGATTTCTTAACAGGTGATGGTCCATCTTATTTTGGAGATAAAGAATCATAA